One part of the Grus americana isolate bGruAme1 unplaced genomic scaffold, bGruAme1.mat scaffold_764, whole genome shotgun sequence genome encodes these proteins:
- the LOC129201020 gene encoding olfactory receptor 14C36-like: MFNRSSITEFLLLAFGDTRELQLLHFGLFLGIYLAALLGNGLIITAIACDHHLRTPMYFFLLNLSVVDLGSISTTVLKAMANSLWDTRAISYTGCAAQLFLFVFLLGAEYSLLTVMAYDRYVAICKPLHYRTLLGSRACAHMAAAAWGSGFLYALLHTANTFSLPLCHGNAVDQFFCEIPQILKLSCSDAYLREVGLLVVSVCLGFGCFVFIVVSYVQIFRAVLRIPSEQGRHKAFSTCLPHLAVVSLFLSTATFAYLKPHSISSPSLDLVLAMLYSVVPPAVNPLIYSMRNQELKNALRRVIQWVHLQTQ, from the coding sequence ATGTTCAACCGTAGCTCCATCACTGAATTCCTTCTCCTGGCATTTggagacacacgggagctgcagctcttgcacttcgggctcttcctgggcatctacctggctgccctcctgggaaacggcctcatcatcactgccatagcctgtgaccaccacctccgcacccccatgtacttcttcctcctcaacctctctgTAGttgacctgggctccatctctaCCACTGTCctcaaagccatggccaattccctctgggacaccagggccatctcctacacaggatgtgctgcacagctctttctgtttgtcttctTGCTTGGAGCAGAGTATtctcttctcactgtcatggcctacgaccgctacgttgccatctgcaaacccctgcactacaggaccctcctgggcagcagagcttgtgcccacatggcagcagctgcctggggcagtgggtttctctatgctctgctgcacacggccaatacattttccctacccctctgccacggcaatgctgtggaccagttcttctgtgaaatcccccagatcctcaagctctcctgctcagatgcctacctcagggaagttgggcttcttgtggttagtgtctgtttaggatttgggtgttttgttttcattgtggtgtcctatgtgcagatcttcagggccgtgctgaggatcccctctgagcagggacggcacaaagccttttccacgtgcctccctcacctggccgtggtctctCTGTTTTTGAGCACTGCCACATTTGCATACCTGAAGCCCcactccatctcctccccatcccttgaTCTCGTGTTGGCAATGCTAtactcagtggtgcctccagcagtgaaccccctcatctacagcatgaggaaccaggagctcaagaaTGCCCTGAGGAGAGTGATTCAATGGGTTCACCTTCAGACGCAGTAA
- the LOC129201021 gene encoding olfactory receptor 14A16-like produces MANSSSMTQFLLLAFADTRELQLLHFWLFLGIYLAALLGNGLIITAIACDHHLHTPMYFFLLNLSLLDLGSISTTLPKAMANSLWDTRAISYAGCAAQLFLFLFFISAEYFLLTVMSYDRYIAICKPLHYGTLLGSRACAHMAAAAWGSGFLYALLHTANTFSLPLCHGNAVDQFFCEIPQILKLSCSDAYLREAGLLVVSACLAFGCFVFIVVSYVQIFRAVLRIPSEQGRHKAFSMCLPHLAVVSLFISTAMVAYLKPLSNSSATLNLVVSFLYSVVPPAMNPLIYSMRNHEIKDALRKLMTGCFPETINCLFSSSEYS; encoded by the coding sequence ATggccaacagcagctccatgacccagttcctcctcctggcattcgcagacacacgggagctgcagctcttgcacttctggctcttcctgggcatctacctggctgccctcctgggaaacggcctcatcatcactgccatagcctgtgaccaccacctccacacccccatgtacttcttcctcctcaacctctccctcctcgacctgggctccatctccaccactctccccaaagccatggccaattccctctgggacaccagggcaaTTTCCTacgcaggatgtgctgcacagctctttctgtttctttttttcatttcagcagagtattttctcctcaccgtcatgtcctatgaccgctacattgccatctgcaaaccactgcactacgggaccctcctgggcagcagagcttgtgcccacatggcagcagctgcctggggcagtgggtttctctatgctctgctgcacacggccaatacattttccctacccctctgccacggcaatgctgtggaccagttcttctgtgaaatcccccagatcctcaagctctcctgctcagatgcctacctcagggaagctggcCTTCTTGTGGTCAGTGCCTGTTTagcctttgggtgttttgttttcattgtggtgtcctatgtgcagatcttcagggccgtgctgaggatcccctctgagcagggacggcacaaagccttttccatgtgcctccctcacctggccgtggtctccctgtttatcagcactgccatggtggcctacctgaagcccctgTCTAATTCCTCTGCAACCCTGAATCTCGTCGTATCATttctgtactcagtggtgcctccagccatgaaccccctcatctacagcatgaggaaccatgAGATCAAGGATGCCCTCAGGAAACTAATGACTGGATGCTTTCCAGAAACAATAAactgcctgttttcttcttcagaatattCATAA